The following coding sequences are from one Hydra vulgaris chromosome 04, alternate assembly HydraT2T_AEP window:
- the LOC136079282 gene encoding uncharacterized protein LOC136079282, which yields MTAHQVHVFWVFVDLLEVRETIYSDNGSQFVSFETQSFAANHSIRWKFNAPLAPWWGGMFERLVRMTKRCLKKALKTSKASYEELRTLLTEIEMVLNNRPLTYLYNNQGDEALTPNHLVFGHKLKFESIFGTCDEIEQDLHIRNNNLSNVLNRFRKSFKNEYLTELREYHRSNRSNGCYSVSVNDIVLIESDNYKRQLWKLGRVDELIYSNERLIRVAKVRYIQENRKSCLVSRPIIKLYPM from the coding sequence ATGACTGCTCATCAAGTGCATGTATTTTGGGTATTCGTCGATTTATTGGAAGTTCGTGAAACTATTTATTCTGACAATGGCTCTCAATTCGTTTCATTTGAAACTCAATCATTTGCTGCAAACCATTCTATAAGATGGAAATTTAATGCTCCTTTGGCACCTTGGTGGGGAGGGATGTTTGAGCGACTAGTACGAATGACGAAAAGATGTTTAAAGAAAGCCTTAAAGACCTCGAAAGCTTCATATGAAGAATTGCGAACTTTACTTACTGAAATTGAAATGGTTCTAAACAACCGAcctttaacatatttatataacaatcaAGGTGACGAGGCACTCACACCAAATCATTTGGTTTTTGGacataaattaaagtttgagTCGATTTTTGGTACTTGTGATGAAATAGAACAAGATCTGCATATACGAAACAATAACTTAAGTAATGTATTGAATcgttttagaaaaagttttaaaaatgagtaCTTAACAGAATTACGTGAGTATCATCGATCGAACCGGAGTAATGGTTGTTATAGTGTTAGTGTTAATGACATAGTTTTAATTGAAAGTGATAACTATAAAAGACAATTATGGAAGTTAGGACGTGTCGACGAGTTAATATATTCAAACGAAAGACTTATTCGAGTCGCTAAAGTTCGATACATACAAGAAAATCGTAAGTCCTGTTTAGTCTCTCGACCCATTATTAAGCTGTATCCTATGTAA